CCTCCGCCACCGCCACTGCCACCGCCCCCCCNCCCCCCTCTACACTCTGGCTGCTCTGCAAAATCAGCCATAAACACCACCTGTGCATCTGCCAATGAATGCCAGGCTTTTTTCCCAACTTGTAACTGGTTTTTGAGCGCCTAGTCCATGCACGTTGCCTCTCCTCTATACCAACATGGAGCACGGAAGAGATCGCACGCAACCGTACTCTCTTCGAGTCTCTGGTGGTTTGATCCAAGATTTGGTTGGGAATCTTTGTAGATTGGATGATAGTTGGCCATCCCATCTTCTTGTTGGTTTTTATTCACCTGTCTTCAATGAAAATTCTCCCTATAAAGTCGCGGAATCTTTTCGAGTAGAGTTTTGGATCAACTGCTGATATAGAGGTGGAATCGACTTGTAAGGATTTGTATGCGTGTTCCAATTTCTTGCTGATGTCGTAGTCCTGTAGGATGTCAATGATCCCAAAATATAGGACAACTTCATAGATTTCACCACTCCTTGATGGGATCAAGAGGCTCGTCCCGCCAGGGTTATACTGATCGAAGTCGCTTCTTCTTGCCATTCGCTCTGCTCGTGCTGGCATGTTGGCTCCTAACCTAATTAAAGGTTTCCTGGATAAAACGAACCGAAACCGAACATATTGGGTTAAAAACCAGTGCACATATCCCTAATAAGTATGTCTAAGAAGGAACATTAAAACGTAAACACAATATGTTCACTGGTAGAACAAAAACAGTAGAAATGGACAAGAAACATACTGGCCAGATAAAACTCGATCCATGTCCTGCAGCTCTGCTTCAAGAAAGCGACAGCCACGCATAAACTTCTCATTCTGATAAGAATCTTTATAACCTACAAGATAACACACAAGTGGTTTTCAGCTTATCAAATCCCCCAGCAAATATTTTGCACATGACAACGTTGTGGAGATCATAATCCTTACCAGATCGCAATAGAAATGGTGATAACCCCATTTTGTCGCATCTATTTTTGTCCCGAAAATGAAGACCAACCAGAAGACTGTAATCCATAATTCTCTCAGCTTCCAAGAACTCACAGTCTCGGTTAATTTGCCTGTCATATTTCCAGACCATCAAGTTAGATTTCAATCCGAGTCTATATCGAATGCAAGAACCATATATTCTGAGTTGAAACCTACTTGATAAATTCCTGGAACCGACTTTGCTGAAGGCGAAACACATAATTAAGATCAAGATCCTTAAGTGTAGTCGTTTCATCAATTTCTTCAGCAGGCTTATCAGTTGTTCGACCATGGGAGGATCCCTTTAGATCAAAACGTCGATGAATTTGGTACTCAGAGCAGAACAAGTTGCCCATCACAATAAACCTTGTCTAGTTCCAATACAAAGATTAAGTTAAGAACAACACACTAAATCATGACAAACCAAAGTCCAGAGTAAAACACCACGCACCTTCTGCCCACCAATTGGTTTTACACAGTGCACGCCGAAGAATTTCGTCACGAGAGAATTCTCATACTGACATACATGATCGTAATAACTCGGCAACATCCTAATGAGAACCTGAAAAATAAGTACTAAATTTCATCAATGATCATATCCTCCAACATATTATGCAATCCAAACTACACAAAACCAATCAGATTATGCAACACACCTTAACTTCAGATTTCTTCACCGTCTTAATCATAAACCTATCATCCTGGGTTAAGTAGAAGAAACTTCCACTCTTTCCTGGAGAAGAGAGCTCTCTAAGGGTGCCATTTCCACAAATGGCTAGCATGTAATCAGCAGGATCAACTCGAAACAGGTCCCTCAAATGCCTGTTAGATGAGCATTGCAACAAAAAGTTAGTCAGGGATTGAACAACAAAGATCAAATTGAACAGaaacttggaaaaaaaaatggataccGAAACACCAAGGGGCAGTAATCCTTCCATCGAAACTCCACCGATTGATGAGGAGGCGTCACTTTCGACCCTTCCGGTGGAAATCTCGTCCAGAACTTCTCTTTCGGATCGAAATCACTCGGCCTAAGGTCCCGAAGGATTGAAGCGTGCTTCCCAACAGAGTACCTACAGAAACCCCAGAAAAATCCAATCAAGAACAGAGCACAGAAAAAACCCTAGAAACTAGCAGTTCTTCGATTATTACCTTATACCCTGTTGGAGATTGAGTATGAGTTCGTAATTCTTGTGCCCCTTTGAAATCGTTTGGCCTGGTTTCTTCGCATCGTTCGTTACACAGAAAGGATTTCGCCTAAACTGTTTAAACCCATCGCGATACAACATCGAGGCCTCCACATTGTCGAGTATATCACAAGTGATATCACCGGCTTCGCCGTCCGATTCCCAAATACAAATCCTCGGAAAATTCCTCTCCGTCGAGCTGCCTCTCGCAGCGTCCACCGAAGACCTTTTCCTGAGTGTTACCGTCAGATTCTCATTCTCAGCAACCCCGTTGCTCTGGATTTTCATTTCCTTGTTCCATTCACTGGTATGGCTACTGCCGTCAAGCAAACTAAAAACCCCATTCCCTTTCGGAACTCCGTTCTCCCATTGACCTTCGTACCGATTCCCGTTGGCCCAAATAAAACCCCCTTGGCCGGACATCAACCCATTCTTCCACTCACCTACATACTCAATACCATTCTTCCATACATACCGGCCATTTCCGTCCTGAACGTTTCGCTTCCAGGTTCCGTCATAGAAATCGCCATTGGCGTAGCATTTCTGCCCAAAACCGTGTTTCCGATCTGCACTCCATGACCCACGATACATGTCGCCGTCAGATCCGATAAAAGTGCCAATCCCTTCCATCCGACCAGACTTGAATTCCCCCTCATACGTGGCTCCAGAAGGCCAAGAAAATTTCCCTTTCCCCGAGGCCTTCCCCCTCTTCCACTCACCCTCATACATACACCCATCCGTCCACAAATACTTACCCAATCCATGCGGCACGCTCCCCAAGCAACTCCCAATGTACAGATCCCCATTCGGAAGGTGCTTCTCCACGGCCGTCGACGCAACAATTCCAGTACCATCGCCAGAAACAGAGTCAATACCCACTGTGGCTACAGAAGAATTAATCGTTAACGTAGTGGGCGTAACTCTTCTCGAACTCGCTTGAGATCGACTACGATTCACAACAACAACCGGAGGAACAGCCACCATCTGCAAGTGCGGCATCGATTTATGTGAATCTTTCTCTACCTTATCATCATcagatttcttcttcttgtgaGTAGAAGAAACAAGTTCATTAGACTGTTCAGACGCCAGTGCCTCCCGCATTTTCCAAGCGCACAAAAAACGCCGTGGATCATACAGAGGAGATtgggagaaaggaaagaacagAGTAATCTctgaatcaaagaaatcaaaaggagaagaaaagatgaaGGAAATGAGGCATGAGAGGCGGCTTTTCCTGCGAGGAACTTCCTCCTTCCACTGTCGATTCCTACCGCTACTGCTAATACAAATCGCCCAGAGTTTCTTCCCTCTACTTCTTGCTTTTTATTATCTCCCATTTTACCATTATACCCCTCCTCTccctttattattatctttttattatcaaattaATTCACCCAAAAAAACAGttgtaattattaaaagtaatataataattgaagccaaacttttctattaaataatgacaaatagttttactatttaatttaataagtaattttaataaaaaagaattatgaataaattttgttaattaatattgCTTTTTCTTAACggttgaaattatttaaaagtaatttaataattgaagagaAACTTTTCTTAGaataaatttagttaattaatgtatttctttttatttaattgaaaattcgAATATTAatacttattttaataattgaagagaaatttagttaattaatgtattgttttttttttaaaaaaaaaaaaaacattaccgttttagttatttattacaaatatttttaaatttaagtaaatttaattagaaaatagaACGGTTgtagttatttaaaattacgaAGAGTTttactaataaataataaatgtttttaattaatgtagttatttaaaagtattttaataatggaagaaaagctttttcttttaaataactaTGAAgccaataataaatttagttaattaatatattattatttttatttaaatttgaaaatagaagCTATGTAGTtatataaaagtaatttaataattgaagagaaatcttttttaatttaattatgaaaaagcaatttaataattgaagaaatatttttaaaaaataaaatagaaataactaACTTTAGGGCTCAAAATTGGTTGAATTAAGGAAAAGTTAACGGTGTTAATTTGTGGTTAATTTGgagaaattgataaaaaaaaaaaaaaaaaaaagttgcttTATTGTAAGTAATTATGTTAAATTAGTAACGGATAATGAATATTCGATGCTAAATAGCGTCATGCCGAGAATACCCTCAACATGCGGAGCCACATGGAGAGGAAGGTGGGGAAATAAGTTTGAATGTTTTACGTATTTACCCCTGAAGGTTGATTAAAATACATCAATGCCATTCAGACAGCTTTGGGGGAAAATGTTCCGTCGCGATCCGAGGCATCCTTGTTTCATTCGCAGTTGCTGTGGGGCCCGctgtcatatatattatattttattttaaaataataataaataattttaaattaattaataaaacaataaagaaaaaaaatatcagaaattagtttttagaaaaacatagtattaataaaaataatgttatttatttatttatttatgattttctccttaattaatgggttaaatttataatttaaacctattttatttcattttattttgaataaaaaactaagaaaatataaatagatttaatatatatatatatatatatatatctaaggataaaactttctttgcaaaaaGAATGAAGAGCTAAGCCTACTtatgaaaagtaaaaataaaaattaaaaaaaaaaaagtaaaagtaaaagtaaaaattaaaaaaaattaaaaaaaaaaaataggtggaattttgaattttgactcATGAAGTAAAAAGTTGCATTGCCTAAGATGTAAATGGCTTAGGATGTTGACTACTACCAAGTTTTGTTACTTTTTACAAAGTTactgcctttttctttttaccaaGGTTTAAAATAGCTTCAAATCTCCACAATacccttctatttttttttctctatttttaaatattagaactttaaataaataggagAAACGTattttttgaatgaaatacGAATGGTTTTCATCCATATATTAATAGTAAGGTGTTGAGAATTATTAAAAGGagtagtcccacattgactaatttggAGAAAggtcatgaatttataagtaaataacaTTATCTTCATTTGTATGACATTTTGAGGaaacaaaagtaaagtcacgagagcttataaaaacatcataaagatatgatatttttaagtatttttttaagtttcagcgtgaaaatgtataaaatgttattttattttactcagaatttaaatattcactTAAGATAGCTAGAGAATGGTCAATAGAAGATTATTTAGCTCAAATTAGTTTTttctaactttattttatggaaataaaaagtcggagtaaatattatatattattaaccATAATTATGTGTGTTTTTTAAGGTATTTAACGGATAATGACCAAACAAAGCTTAAGTTGAAGAGAGCGAGATATTAGAATACGAGGGAAGGAATGAAATAGCTTGACTTAGATAactattttcaattattcccGAGACGGAAGAGAGTAGATATTACCTCATATttgtaaaatgaaaaaagaaagtacaaaGAGAGAGCATAACGAAATCAATAGTCGAAAAATCTTTAGATTGAACAATTGATCTCGAGATCTTCTGGAATAGTCCACCATGTTCTTCGCATAGAAACCCGAACCCTCAAACGAATGTCTGATTCAACTAACAAAAGAGCTGATTAGACTTAcataacaatatatttttctttcttcattcagATTCTCCGTATAcggatcatttttttttcttttgtaaattcatttatttacgTTATCGTGTAGTTCAATCATTAATCAAcccaattattaaaataatccaTTTTGGTACGGtaccaaacaaaataattaatctataatttcAAGTGGGTGGAaattataagataaaaaaatagggaaaaaaacaaataattaaattataattcaacaaataaataataaaaaagaagtattATGACTATAAAATTGGTCACGGCCTTAAATTTCATTGGtcagaaaaattataaaataattaaaaaaaatcaatgacGTATGGTTATGAACACTAATAAAATTGTCgtttgtatatttaattaattaattaatcattgcacgtataattatatataatttttcgGTGGGAAttgtgaatattttattttaacaaataacaaaaaataatatatagataaatattacataataaaatataataataattaaaattaaaagagattATAACCGAGGAGGGTAGGCCGAGGAACCCTTCTCGTCTCTGTCTCCTACCcgatattcatttatttgtacGTTTATTTTTGTAAGGATCAAGATGAGAATTTCAAACAAGGAATTTACGggactttcattttcttatatatattttaaaaaaatattaatttcgagtgaaatttttaatggctaatttatattttttttattaaaaaatgtaaacaagataaatttaacaattttatgataaaaatataatataatatttaattatatattttaaaatttaaattttaatattacaacataaaattgtccacgtgtatatatatatacatgggTTTTAGGATAATTTCTATTTGCATTTTTGTAGTTTGACCGATCGTGTCTAGCTGGCACGCATGTGGAGCCCAGTTGGACGTTACGGGTGGGGCCCAGCTCCCACGTCCTTTTGTGTAGAACAGGGAGATAGGTATTTGACACTGCCAACTGTTTCCTTCTCCCAACGTGGCAAAGGAGACGTCATCCAACTCTCCACGTGTTCCGCTGCTAACTTCAGATTATGCGCGTGAGTGAACGCGCCCAAACAATGCTGGCCAAgtgtctttttatttttttaactgataaatataatttaaattaaatataaaatatatttttttttattgtttgaattttttattttctaataagCAGgagatatataattttctaaagCATAGAAGGAACTAGATCGGGAGAATTCCTTGATTGGCCTCAGCTAGCGGTTCGCTAGGTGATTCTAGTTAGTTCCTTTTGAcctaatttgaaaatgagTCACCGAGAACCCTAAACGGGCTCTATaaattctgttttttttaaaccgAGAATCCTAATTGAAAAAGGAGTCACAAAAGAGTTCCAAAACCCATCTTTCTTGTTCGTCTTCGATTatcatttgaaaaacaaatatgatatttgAGCTTTAAACTCTTAACCCTACGAAATTTGACGAACTCAACCATTCGTCcgaacaaagaaaaggcataaAAGGGAAGTCTTGGAAAAGTGAAAGTAAGATGGGGAAAGATATTTTGGGGAACATATTATAAACCAAGTTTTAATTAGTTTCAAAGGAACCTTAATTTCCACAAACACATTTGAGTGAGTTcttgaaaaaacaaaggataGAATTTGATTGggtgatggtggtggtgatggtgaTGAAAGGGAGGGAGGGCCATGGTTGCATGTGCCCAAAAATTAgcaaaatgtttttgttttgtgagaGAGACAAAATCCCTTTTTGGGTTTATTATCTTcggttttttctctttgacgGGATCATTATAAGTTGGAGAATGTTATAGTTGTATAAGTAAGGATTACGCCTTTATTAGTATAAGATCTTTTAGTCAAAACCAGGTAGTTTGTTAGTGTACTCGTACAAACAATGCTTACGACAGCTCATACCTATTGTATGCATGGGGGTAACGAGATATTGATTGTACGGTAGTTAGGAGCTCTATCTCTCGCAGTAGTGCGCCCTTCCTATTTTGAGTGGGTAGGGTAAAGAGTTTTAGTGATATACACCTTGAAGTAGATTGtgtaaaataacaaatacaTAGGTTGAGTCATTCACTAAAAGTCTAATATTGATCCATTATATGAAGAGATTCATAGTTTGAGAAGATTTTAGGCTAAAccgttcttttttttttttttttatggagaaATAGGAAAGAGATTAGTTTTCTGATCATTTGAGTAATAGAGAGCGTTTATCTTTTGTCCCTCTTGACCgaacttagaaaaaaaaatcacaacaGGACGGTAAGAGAAGGATTAGGTAAGGGAGTAGTGCACGAAAAGTCGGATAAGGTGTTATCAGCTTGAACGGATTATACAAGCCTTAGCCTCTCAAGTGGATGGAATCATTGGAAGCTAAACAAAAGTAGTGAGCCTCATAAACCCATTAGTCATGTGCATAAAGTTCTCAAATGCCAAACAATAAATGACAACTTCAATTATCTCAATAATAGGCATGGCCTTGTCTAACAACTTGCATGTTCCAATAAAAACATCGTTGTGAGATAGCTCATTAAATGTTTGTTGGTTAGCACGATCGTAAAAAGTTTGTAATGTAAGTTCTCTTTCGCTATTTGAAAATGGTCGGAGATACGAATATAATCAATCTCATGATAATCGAGCgattaaattgtaaaattaaaagaaaaatggaagcaaATGAAAGTGGGTTTAAAATGATTTGTAGATCTGAATGGAATCCATCtagaaatgaaatacaaaaagCAAGCATAATGAGTGGGCATCCACCAATTAATTCACCCTCACCCCTCAGCTGCCAAACCCAAATGacattattcaaatattaatacatAATCATTGTTACATCTCCCCCTTTTTCTACTCTATAACTTGCATTTGTGTCGAATTCTTAAACGATGATGTTTGGATGTCACTCGACCATCAAATTTTCTATACGAATGGTGTACATGGGTTGAAAACGGGAATTGAATTCTCTGAAACCTAATTTACCGTGGTTATTCagtagctcagtggtagagcagTCGGTTGTTAACCGATTGGTTGTAGGTGTGAATCCTACTTGGGGAGATTTGATTCATTCCGAATGAAAGGGTTCGATTGGTTGTAGGTTTGAATCCTACTTGGGGAGATTTGATTCATTCCAAATGAAAGGGTTCGCTAACCGTTAAGAGTAGGTAACCCGTTCTGTTCCCTATGTCTTTGTTTCTATTACATTCTATTTCATCGTATCAAATATTGTTCTGCGATATTTGAGAATCACCGTCAATACCTCAGTATAGGACTGGGATAATCATTTGTTTCACAATCTGGGTCTATTTACAACTAGCCAATTAAGAATTCTCAGATGTCACAATTACCGCGAGCAAACATATTAATGTCGAGGAACACATTTTTGCTATTCTAAACAAATGGGTAGAAGCAACTGAAGTGATGATAAAAAATTCTCTAAAAGAGATAAAGACAAGAGAAAGAAGACTAGTGAGTCAAATGTGTAAGAAAGATGGAGACGAAATGggtaataaatatttcataggTGTTATGATTTGAAGGATTCACATGAGGGACAGATAGCAACAGGTCGTTGTTTGGGTTTAGACATcacaaaatgaagaagaaaaatccacCAATTAATGCAATGGACCAAAGAGAAGGGTGTTGGGCATTCAATATTGTTGCATTATATGGTATATTTATGGGAATAGCAAGATGGCGATGTGTTCATATGATGCTTTAAACAGGTCGTTTTCGAGCACCAAGTCAGTGTAAGGTCAGGATTGATTCGACGGTTTCACATTTGTGTGGGGACTTCATAACTACTTTTCATGGGAATAATTCCAAAAGTAATGCTTGTTGAGGAACAAAATGAAGTTTCTTTCTAATCTAATCCCATCAATTCAGCCTGTTTAACCTCAAAATTTCATCACGCATTTATGGGTCTTTTTTGGACTGATGGGATGAACATAATCAATGTACATAAAAAGAAACGTTCATCAGATATCCAGAAACGTTCATTAAGGATTGGATTATATACTTTAGAATAATCAATCTACAAATGCTTTCATTCAACACTTGGTTGTGAAAGAGATGTTTTCACCTAACAAGAACACATGAGATGCTGGGCAGATACTTAGAGAAACTATGGgctgctttcttttttttttttttacttttaccctttttttttcttgatccTTTCTAATTGACTGTCCAGCATCTTCAATCTAATTTACTTTGCAACCACATCGACAGTGGCAGTTACTATACTATATGACCACTCAAATGAGCAGGCTATTGGCTACTCATCCGGTAAAAATATgtgaaaaaatcatttataaaattaaaaaaaaaaaaaaaccgaaaaAACTGTTCAATTCAGTCGAGTTGTGGATCAATAGGAATCTGACCGAATATATCAGGGCATGAGTCCCATTTGCTATTGTCTCTGGCCTCCCAGTACCCGCCAATGTAGCGATATGTATCGGTTCCCTTATCCTTGGCAAACCACCTTGGTTTCCAACCTCTCTCTTGCATCTTCCGTGCCTGAAAACCAGATGAAATAACATGATGTTATTGTATTGATCTAAGAGCTTTTGAAATCTCAGCCAACTTGAATGAATAGataaaagattttgaaaactaGTCTTGGTAGTTGTAAGATTTGATTAGGAATGTAAATAAAGTCTTGAGATACTAGATCATAAAAATGGCCATATAAAAGTCAGCTGTCCTTTTCatcaattctaaaattttgcaGATCCATATTGCTGCTTATTCTTCTAGTCAACTGGTTTCAGCAGCATCCACAAacttgagaataaaattattaatttgaagatGTGTTTGGTTATCTTTGGAATAATTCGAAGTCCACAGGTTTCAAGAATGCACATGTAGTAGCTTGAGACATTCAAGTATAATCTACCTGTCGTTGGCGCTGCTCCAATCGCAACTTTTCCGAGTTAGCCATTTCGTACTCTCCGTTTTCCAAAAACCTCTGATCAGGTCTGAGCCTTGAATCTGTAGGAGGCAACTTTTCCTGCATATAAGCAAAATATCAGACACAAATTGATCCCAAACCATGTTTCCAGTTGCATCTCAAAAAAGGaactctaaattatcatcTCATACTGCAGGTTCAACTAAAGCaaataaattatgttatgCATCCATGTGCTACGACTGGACAGAAATGCAAGTGTAGTTGGAAACTGCAATCAAGAAATCGGCAGGATTACCTTCAAGCCTGGTGTCAGTTCATTCAAAGTCATAGCAAAAGGCGTGAAGTTATATCTAGTAGAAAATTTAGGTGGCTTGTTTCGTTTCCAGAGTTGGTGGGGTTCAGATGAATCAAATCCTTTTCCCTTCCGAGAACAGTCCCCATTGACATAATGCATACTCTCATCCCATTTTCCAAATAATGTAGCCACCGTTTTTCCATTTCTATCTTGAACTACACCCTGAACCTGCACGAGAATGGTGCTTCATGTGTCAGTCAACTTCAATGACTCATAAAAAAAGATCTTGATATTTCGTAGGTATGAAATTCTAGTTTTAAGCTCCACAGATTTTCTTATCCTAATCTGAACGCATAAAATAGATTAGCCGAAGGAACATGATTGATTAAATATACGCCCTTAATTAACTTAGTAAGAGTATTATTAAACTTTGTGATGGTGTCTTCTACATCATCGATGAAGCTATTAGCACAATCCTCATAATCAACAATTCAACTTGATTTGGAAACATTTATATAACTTGACACtagtttcattttcttcttccatcctCTTGTTGGAAGGCAAAGAATCCTATGATGAATGCCatggtaaagaaaaaaaatggtgaatgGCGGGCCAATGAAGATGATTTTACAACATTGACAGCATAAAcagaaaatatttgtaattctttttcaataacAACAATCCTGTACATTTCAGGCAAATGATCAAAGACTAGAGGAAATTACCTGGTGTGGATTCCTGTCAATAATGGACTGCTCCTTGAATTTTAGCTTGCACGAGTATTCACGATTTCCATCTATACGCATTGTACCATAATGATCGCAGTACAGCTTCCCCAGTATTAGATTGTAAATTGACGTCGTCACCTACAATAAACGAGTAAAGCTCCAATAATTCAAGATTCTAAATGAGCAAATGcagtaaagaaaaaagataatttaagCAGTATCTGGTGTAACACCTTACTCCACTGATAGACTTCTCCATCATCAAATTCTAAAGTTAACTGACCAACAGGATCAAGCTGAATTGATCGACCCCAAAATTTGCTCTTCAAATTGCTGTCCCCCCAAAATCTCCACCCTTTACCCTCGCAATGGCATGCAACTACCACTGGATGATGGCTAACCTAACAaccaaaattagaaaaaaatatactatttGAGAGGCAATATCTTGTCTGAGgccaaaaacaagaaaccatTTGCTCTTTGATTCAAACACAGGAACTAAAGTATGTAGTAACCCTTACATTCAAGACAGAAATGAATCGGTCAAGTGATGatgactaaaaaatttaaaatttcagaagAACGTGGACATGAAAAAACCCACCATGTTACCGTAGATCAAGACTATAGCACTACAACATCGTTGATCTAGTAACcataacataataaaatgCGCTCCTTATTTTTTATGTCCAATTCTCTTGCTGCCTTTTGAAGGGCTGCACAAAGTATAAATCCTGTTTTAAAGGTAAATTGCTTCCTATTAGAAATAACATGGAGATTGAAGTACACTCTAGAGAATATTAATATGGCTTAT
This genomic window from Cucurbita pepo subsp. pepo cultivar mu-cu-16 chromosome LG01, ASM280686v2, whole genome shotgun sequence contains:
- the LOC111803537 gene encoding phosphatidylinositol 4-phosphate 5-kinase 1, producing the protein MREALASEQSNELVSSTHKKKKSDDDKVEKDSHKSMPHLQMVAVPPVVVVNRSRSQASSRRVTPTTLTINSSVATVGIDSVSGDGTGIVASTAVEKHLPNGDLYIGSCLGSVPHGLGKYLWTDGCMYEGEWKRGKASGKGKFSWPSGATYEGEFKSGRMEGIGTFIGSDGDMYRGSWSADRKHGFGQKCYANGDFYDGTWKRNVQDGNGRYVWKNGIEYVGEWKNGLMSGQGGFIWANGNRYEGQWENGVPKGNGVFSLLDGSSHTSEWNKEMKIQSNGVAENENLTVTLRKRSSVDAARGSSTERNFPRICIWESDGEAGDITCDILDNVEASMLYRDGFKQFRRNPFCVTNDAKKPGQTISKGHKNYELILNLQQGIRYSVGKHASILRDLRPSDFDPKEKFWTRFPPEGSKVTPPHQSVEFRWKDYCPLVFRHLRDLFRVDPADYMLAICGNGTLRELSSPGKSGSFFYLTQDDRFMIKTVKKSEVKVLIRMLPSYYDHVCQYENSLVTKFFGVHCVKPIGGQKTRFIVMGNLFCSEYQIHRRFDLKGSSHGRTTDKPAEEIDETTTLKDLDLNYVFRLQQSRFQEFIKQINRDCEFLEAERIMDYSLLVGLHFRDKNRCDKMGLSPFLLRSGYKDSYQNEKFMRGCRFLEAELQDMDRVLSGQKPLIRLGANMPARAERMARRSDFDQYNPGGTSLLIPSRSGEIYEVVLYFGIIDILQDYDISKKLEHAYKSLQVDSTSISAVDPKLYSKRFRDFIGRIFIEDR